A stretch of Janibacter endophyticus DNA encodes these proteins:
- a CDS encoding class I SAM-dependent methyltransferase yields the protein MTREPNAWEVRLREDPGHSAWYVERFRAMAREGRDLDGEARLVDAMLPRGSRVLDAGCGPGRVGGYLHRAGHTVVGVDYDPALISAAQEDHPGPTWLAGDLADLDLPAAGIADPFDLVVCAGNVMTFLAPSTRAEVLRRFAAHLAPEGRAVVGFGAGRDYPFARFREDAASAGLSEQLMLSSWDVRPLTEDSDFLVAVLGR from the coding sequence ATGACCCGTGAACCCAACGCCTGGGAGGTGCGCCTCCGTGAGGACCCCGGCCACTCCGCCTGGTACGTCGAGCGTTTCCGCGCGATGGCCCGGGAGGGGCGCGACCTCGACGGGGAGGCACGGCTCGTCGACGCCATGCTCCCCCGCGGCTCCCGCGTCCTCGACGCGGGCTGCGGGCCCGGCCGGGTGGGCGGCTACCTCCACCGCGCCGGCCACACCGTCGTCGGCGTCGACTACGACCCGGCCCTGATCTCTGCCGCCCAGGAGGACCACCCGGGCCCGACCTGGCTGGCCGGGGACCTCGCCGACCTCGACCTGCCGGCGGCCGGCATCGCCGACCCCTTCGACCTCGTCGTGTGCGCCGGCAACGTCATGACCTTCCTCGCGCCGAGCACCCGGGCCGAGGTCCTGCGCCGGTTCGCCGCCCACCTCGCCCCGGAGGGGCGAGCCGTCGTCGGCTTCGGGGCGGGCCGCGACTACCCCTTCGCCCGCTTCCGTGAGGACGCGGCGTCGGCCGGGCTGAGCGAGCAGCTCATGCTCTCGTCGTGGGACGTGCGTCCCCTGACCGAGGACTCCGACTTCCTCGTCGCGGTGCTCGGCCGCTGA
- a CDS encoding fumarylacetoacetate hydrolase family protein, translated as MRIARYTTGDEPAYGLVDGEGKKIAEVTGDPLYQRIELTGTVHQVEDVRLLAPVIPRSKIIGIGRNYADHAAEMGNEVPDEPMMFLIPNTAVVGPGDPVVIPASTSEVSFEGELAVIIGRMCKDIEPEEAKKVIFGYTIANDVTARDLQRGDGQWARAKGMDTFCPLGPWIETELDPQAVDIVTTRDGEVFQDGHSSDMVHGVAALISYASKAFTLLPGDVILTGTPAGVGPVVAGQRVEIEIDAIGTLSNPFVAAER; from the coding sequence ATGCGCATCGCGAGGTACACGACAGGTGACGAGCCCGCCTACGGCCTCGTCGACGGCGAGGGCAAGAAGATCGCGGAGGTCACCGGCGACCCGCTCTACCAGCGGATCGAGCTGACCGGCACGGTCCACCAGGTCGAGGACGTGCGGCTGCTGGCCCCCGTCATCCCGCGGAGCAAGATCATCGGGATCGGGCGCAACTACGCCGACCACGCGGCCGAGATGGGCAACGAGGTCCCGGACGAGCCGATGATGTTCCTCATCCCCAACACCGCCGTCGTCGGCCCCGGCGACCCGGTCGTCATCCCGGCGTCGACGAGCGAGGTGTCCTTCGAGGGCGAGCTCGCGGTGATCATCGGGCGGATGTGCAAGGACATCGAGCCCGAGGAGGCCAAGAAGGTCATCTTCGGCTACACGATCGCCAACGACGTCACCGCCCGCGACCTCCAGCGCGGGGACGGGCAGTGGGCGCGGGCCAAGGGCATGGACACCTTCTGCCCGCTCGGCCCGTGGATCGAGACCGAGCTCGACCCGCAGGCCGTCGACATCGTCACCACGCGGGACGGCGAGGTCTTCCAGGACGGGCACTCGAGCGACATGGTCCACGGCGTCGCCGCGCTCATCTCCTACGCGAGCAAGGCCTTCACGCTGCTGCCGGGTGACGTCATCCTCACCGGCACCCCGGCGGGCGTCGGCCCGGTCGTCGCCGGCCAGCGCGTCGAGATCGAGATCGACGCCATCGGGACGCTCTCGAACCCCTTCGTCGCCGCCGAGCGGTGA
- a CDS encoding threonine/serine ThrE exporter family protein — MTETLEERDRRLLAWLGAGLLAGGMPVHEAEEDVREAALALGHPEVEVGCFPTALHVALAPGRAATFEKVDGGLRLDQLADVSAIHAGLRTGRTDADAALEHLASLRGQPHRYPRIGLPLGVILSAAGIALVLAPAWSSLLFAVLLAPVTVVLILLAGRHPTVRTLVPLAAAFATAAAACWAHAQGLVDAPLWTLVAPIAVLLPGATIVTGLTELAAGAMVAGTARLGHGTTQMLLFALGVGGAVALQRVPVEVLQQPRPDALGWGAPLVGVVLVTVAIALMEALPLRSMPWLLVTVLGTYLGQLLGHELLGARWAGAFAGAVVASLGATLVEFLRPQLPRAVAFLPCFWLLVPGSLGLISVTQIEVGAGAAVQAVVDVTSVIVAIALGVMVGAALARPLRLVARRLGLVHLLRRLPRRRSVSGRAPRRGSRSPRSGDARPTTRA; from the coding sequence GTGACCGAGACCCTCGAGGAGCGCGACCGGCGGCTCCTCGCGTGGCTCGGCGCCGGGCTGCTCGCCGGGGGCATGCCGGTCCACGAGGCCGAGGAGGACGTCCGCGAGGCGGCGCTGGCCCTCGGCCACCCCGAGGTCGAGGTCGGCTGCTTCCCGACCGCGCTGCACGTCGCGCTCGCCCCGGGCCGGGCGGCGACGTTCGAGAAGGTCGATGGCGGGCTGCGGCTCGACCAGCTCGCCGACGTCAGCGCGATCCACGCCGGGCTGCGGACCGGACGCACCGACGCCGACGCCGCGCTGGAGCACCTCGCCTCGCTCCGCGGCCAGCCCCACCGCTACCCGCGGATCGGCCTGCCGCTCGGGGTGATCCTCTCCGCGGCGGGTATCGCGCTCGTCCTCGCACCGGCGTGGTCGTCGTTGCTCTTCGCCGTGCTGCTCGCGCCGGTCACGGTCGTCCTCATCCTCCTCGCCGGCCGCCACCCGACGGTGCGCACCCTCGTGCCCCTCGCGGCCGCCTTCGCCACCGCTGCGGCTGCGTGCTGGGCGCACGCCCAGGGGCTCGTCGACGCGCCGCTGTGGACCCTCGTCGCGCCGATCGCCGTCCTCCTGCCGGGTGCCACGATCGTCACGGGGCTCACCGAGCTGGCTGCCGGGGCGATGGTCGCGGGCACGGCCCGGCTCGGCCACGGCACGACCCAGATGCTGCTCTTCGCCCTCGGGGTCGGTGGGGCGGTCGCGCTGCAGCGGGTGCCCGTCGAGGTGCTGCAGCAGCCGCGGCCCGACGCGCTCGGGTGGGGCGCGCCGCTCGTCGGTGTCGTCCTCGTGACCGTGGCCATCGCGCTCATGGAGGCGCTGCCGCTGCGCAGCATGCCGTGGCTCCTCGTCACCGTCCTCGGCACCTACCTCGGGCAGCTGCTCGGGCACGAGCTGCTCGGGGCGCGCTGGGCGGGGGCCTTCGCCGGCGCGGTCGTCGCGAGCCTCGGGGCGACGCTCGTCGAGTTCCTTCGGCCGCAGCTGCCCCGGGCCGTCGCCTTCCTGCCGTGCTTCTGGCTGCTCGTGCCCGGCTCGCTCGGGCTGATCTCGGTGACCCAGATCGAGGTGGGAGCCGGCGCCGCCGTCCAGGCCGTCGTCGACGTCACGAGCGTCATCGTGGCGATCGCGCTCGGGGTCATGGTCGGCGCGGCGCTGGCGCGACCGCTGCGCCTGGTAGCCCGGCGGCTGGGGCTGGTGCACCTGCTCCGGCGTCTCCCGCGCCGCCGCTCGGTCAGCGGCCGAGCACCGCGACGAGGAAGTCGGAGTCCTCGGTCAGGGGACGCACGTCCCACGACGAGAGCATGA